Part of the Vulgatibacter sp. genome is shown below.
CGCCGTGCACTTCGATCGGCGGCGGGGCAGGGGGCGGTGTCGTCTCGACGGGGGCGGTGGCTGCAAGCAATGCGAGAAGAGGCGTCATTTGGCGGACCTCCGGGTCCCTTGGTTCGACACCCCGCGGATAGGGCCCTGCGCCTGCTGAGCAAGCGCAGGCAGCGGCGCCAAGGCTTTGGACAGCGGGGCATAAGGCAGATTTCACGAGATCCCGGACCCGGAACGCCTTGACGAAGGTGGGGGGCGAGCGTAGGTGCCACCAAAGGCCGCGCGCCCAACGCGCGCCACCGGAGGGAACCCCACGTGAACGATCGCTTCCTCCGCGCCTGCAGGCGCGAGCCCGTCGACACCACGCCGATCTGGATCATGCGCCAGGCGGGCCGCTACCTCCCCCAGTACCGGGCGGTCCGCGGCAAGACCACCTTCCTCGGCCTCTGCAAGACGCCGGAGCTCGCGGCGGAAGTGACGGTCCAGCCCATCGACTTCCTCGACGTCGACGCAGCGATCCTCTTCTCGGACATCCTCATCCCCGTCGAGGCGATGGGCGTCCCCCTCGAATTCCACGAGAACGAGGGGCCGGTGCTGCCGCAGCCGGTCAAGACCGCTGCCGACGTGCAGAAGCTCGACGTCTTCGATCCCACCGACCGCACCCCCTTCACCCTCGAGGCGATCCGCCAGACGGTGCAGGCGCTGCACGGCAGGGTGCCGCTCATCGGCTTCGCCGGCGCGCCCTTCACCCTCGCGGCCTACATGGTCGAGGGCGGCGGCTCGAAGAGCTGGCTCGGCGTGAAGCGGATGATGCGGCAGGAGCCGCAGCTCGCCCACCAGCTCTTCGGCAAGATCACCGAGACCATCGCCCAGTACCTGCTGGCGCAGGTGGAGGCGGGCTGCAAGGCGGTGCAGATCTTCGATTCGTGGGGCGGCGAGCTCGGCCCAGAGGATTTCGAGATCTGGACGCTGCCCTACGTGCAGCGGATCGTGCAGGCGGTGAAGGCGAAGCACCCCGAGGTGCCGGTGATCTACTTCGGCACCGGGATGAGCACGCTGCTCACCCGGATGAAGAAGACCGGCGCCGACGTGATCGGCCTCGACTGGCGGATCGAGATCGACGTCGCGAGGAGCATCCTCGGCGACGACGTGGCGGTGCAGGGCAACCTCGATCCCACCGCGCTCTTCCTCCCGAAGGAGGAGATCACCCGGCGCGTCGAGGAGATCATCCGCCGCAACGGCGGCAAGAACGGCCACATCTTCAACCTCGGCCACGGGATCACCCCGCCGACCGATCCGGAGATGGCAAGGCACCTCGTCTCCGAGGTGCACCGGCTCGGGCGTCGGAGCTAGCGTGCGGGTTGCGATCGTCGGCGGCGGCATCTCGGGGCTCGCGCTCGCGGAGCGCCTCGCAGCGGAGGGCGCAGAGCCCATCGTCCTCGAGGCGGACGATCGCATCGGCGGCAAGGTCGGCTCCTTCCGCAAGGACGGCTTTCTCCTCGAGGCCGGGCCCAACGGCTTCCTCGACAAGGAGCCGAAGACGCTGGAGCTGGCCGATCGCCTCGGCCTCGGCGGCGCGCTCCACCGCGCCGACCGGGCGGCGGAGCGGCGCTGGATCCACCTGCGCGGCGGCCTGCGCGAGGTGCCGACGAAGCCGCCGGCCTTCCTCGCCTCCGACCTCCTGCCCTGGTCGGCGAAGCTCCGCATCGCCGGCGAACTCTTCACGCCGCGCAAGCCCGCGGGCAAGGACGAGTCGATCGCCGAATTCGGCAGGCGCCACCTCGGGCGCCGCGCCACCAGCGATCTGCTCGGCGCCATGGTCCTCGGGATCTACGGCGGCGACGTGGAGAAGCTCTCGCTCCAGAGCTGCTTTCCGCGGATGGCGCAGCTCGAGGCGGAGCACCGCTCGCTCCTCCTCGCGATGATCCGGATCCAGCGGGAGAGGCGGAAGGCGCTGGGGCCCGCAGGGCCGGTCCCCGCCAACGCCGGCGGTCCCTCGGGGCCCTCCGGCACGCTCACTTCCTGCGAGGGCGGCCTCGGCGGCTACGTGGGCAGGCTGGCGGAGCGGCTCGGCGACGTGGTCCACACCGGCACCGCCGTCGATCGGCTCGAGCGTGCAGGCGGCAGGTGGCGGCTCCACACCAGCAAGCGGGGCGAGGGCGCCGAGCTCGAGGTGGACGCGGTGGCGCTGGCCACGCCGGCGGACGTCACCGGCAGGCTGGTGGCGCCGCTCGATGCCTCGCTCGCCGAGCTGGCACAGGCGATCCCCTACGTGCCGATGGCGGTGGTCCATCTCGCCTGGCCGAAGGAGCGGATCCGCCACCCGCTCGACGGCTTCGGCTTCCTGATCCCGCCGGGCGAGGGGAAGCGGATCCTCGGGGCCATCTTCATCTCCACGCTCTTTCCCTGGCGGGCGCCGCCGGGGCAGGCGCTCTTCACCGTGATGGTCGGCGGCGCGGTGCGGCCCGAGCTCGCCCTGGGCTCCGAGGCGAGCATCGGCCAGCTCGCCCGGGAGGAGCTGGCGGCCATCGTCGGCGCCGCCGGGGATCCCTCGCTCCTCGAGGTGGTGCGCTGGGAGCGGGCGATCCCGCAGTACCACGTGGGCCACGAGGCGAAGCGGCAGGCGGCGGAAGGCCGCGTGGCGCAGCACCCCGGCCTCTTCCTCGCCGGCAACGCGTGGAAGGGGATCGGCTTCAACGACTGCATCGCCGCTGCGCCGGAGCTCACGGCGCGCATCCTCGGCGATCAGCGGGTCGGCGCGCTGTCGGTGAGCTCGTAGCCGGCCAGGTGCCCCGCCATCGCGCCGAGGGCCACTGCCGTGCCCTGCGCTTCCGTGCCCGCAGTGAGCAGGCCGAGGGTGAGGCCGCCCGCGACGCCGCCGAGGAGGCTGGCGATGAAGTTGCCGTTGCCGCCGGCGAGGTGGCCGCCCAGGGTGGTGCCGGTGGCGCCGCCGAGCACGGCGCCGATGAGCGCGCCCATGCCGACGTTATCCATGCAATCGAAGCCATCGTCACGCCCGCACGTCGAGCTGCCCACGGCGGCGCCGACGGCCATGCCGGCGAAACCGACGGTGAGCGCGCCACCCGCCTCGGCGGCGAGGCGCACCGCCGTGTGGGGGCGATCCGGCGGCAAATCCTCCGCGACCTCATTGCTGCCTGCAGGCACCCAGGCACCTTCCGCGGAGGCGGGCGCCGCGCGCTGCTGCAGCACCGGCATCTCGAACGAGAGCCCGTCGGCCAGCGTCGGCGGTGCCGTGGTGAGCGAAAGGGCGAGCAGCGGCAAGGAGAGCGTCGGCATTGTGAAAGCATACGTCACGCCCGACCCCGGGGGCGACCGCCTACGCGGGGTAGGCGCAGGGCGCCTCGTCGGAGATCTCGTAGCCGATGACGGTGCCGACGAGTCCGTCAACCAGTCC
Proteins encoded:
- the hemE gene encoding uroporphyrinogen decarboxylase, translating into MNDRFLRACRREPVDTTPIWIMRQAGRYLPQYRAVRGKTTFLGLCKTPELAAEVTVQPIDFLDVDAAILFSDILIPVEAMGVPLEFHENEGPVLPQPVKTAADVQKLDVFDPTDRTPFTLEAIRQTVQALHGRVPLIGFAGAPFTLAAYMVEGGGSKSWLGVKRMMRQEPQLAHQLFGKITETIAQYLLAQVEAGCKAVQIFDSWGGELGPEDFEIWTLPYVQRIVQAVKAKHPEVPVIYFGTGMSTLLTRMKKTGADVIGLDWRIEIDVARSILGDDVAVQGNLDPTALFLPKEEITRRVEEIIRRNGGKNGHIFNLGHGITPPTDPEMARHLVSEVHRLGRRS
- the hemG gene encoding protoporphyrinogen oxidase, with product MRVAIVGGGISGLALAERLAAEGAEPIVLEADDRIGGKVGSFRKDGFLLEAGPNGFLDKEPKTLELADRLGLGGALHRADRAAERRWIHLRGGLREVPTKPPAFLASDLLPWSAKLRIAGELFTPRKPAGKDESIAEFGRRHLGRRATSDLLGAMVLGIYGGDVEKLSLQSCFPRMAQLEAEHRSLLLAMIRIQRERRKALGPAGPVPANAGGPSGPSGTLTSCEGGLGGYVGRLAERLGDVVHTGTAVDRLERAGGRWRLHTSKRGEGAELEVDAVALATPADVTGRLVAPLDASLAELAQAIPYVPMAVVHLAWPKERIRHPLDGFGFLIPPGEGKRILGAIFISTLFPWRAPPGQALFTVMVGGAVRPELALGSEASIGQLAREELAAIVGAAGDPSLLEVVRWERAIPQYHVGHEAKRQAAEGRVAQHPGLFLAGNAWKGIGFNDCIAAAPELTARILGDQRVGALSVSS